A genomic region of Raphanus sativus cultivar WK10039 chromosome 6, ASM80110v3, whole genome shotgun sequence contains the following coding sequences:
- the LOC108839029 gene encoding indole-3-acetic acid-amido synthetase GH3.3 — protein MTVDLALNSPMIHSPPSDKDLKALRFIEEMTRNVDFVQKKVIKEILSRNSETEYLKRFGLKGFTDRKTFKTKVPVITYDDIKPEIQRIANGDRSMILSSHPITEFLTSSGTSAGERKLMPTIEEDMDRRQLLYSLQMPVMNLYVPGLGKGKALHFLFVKSESKTPGGLPARPVLTSYYKSEHFKRRPYDPYNVYTSPNEAILCPDSSQSMYTQMLCGLLMRHEVLRLGAVFASGLLRAIRFLQTNWRELVNDISTGTLSSRISDPAIRESMSKILTKPDQELADYITSVCCHDNNWEGIITKIWPNTKYLDVIVTGAMAQYIPMLEYYSGGLPMACTMYASSESYFGINLKPMCKPSEVSYTIMPNMAYFEFLPYEDATDEGTELVELADVEVGKEYELVITTYAGLYRYRVGDILQVTGFYNSAPQFKFVRRKNVLLSIESDKTDEAELQKAVENASMLLKDQGTRVIEYTSYADTKTIPGHYVIYWELLVKDRDNPPSDEVMAKCCLEMEESLNSVYRQSRVADKSVGPLEIRVVKNGTFEELMDYAISRGASINQYKVPRCVSFTPIMELLDSRVASKHFSPALPQWSPERRS, from the exons ATGACCGTTGATTTAGCTTTGAACTCTCCGATGATCCATTCACCACCGTCCGATAAGGACTTGAAGGCTCTCAGGTTCATTGAGGAGATGACACGTAATGTCGATTTCGTTCAGAAGAAAGTCATCAAGGAGATACTCAGTCGTAACTCAGAGACTGAGTATCTGAAACGTTTCGGTCTTAAGGGATTCACTGACCGGAAAACATTTAAGACCAAAGTTCCGGTTATTACTTATGATGATATTAAACCGGAGATTCAACGTATAGCAAATGGTGACCGGTCCATGATTTTGTCTTCCCACCCCATCACTGAGTTCCTCACCAG CTCTGGCACTTCTGCTGGTGAAAGGAAGTTAATGCCGACTATTGAAGAAGACATGGACCGACGTCAGCTTTTATACAGTCTTCAGATGCCTGTGATGAACCT CTACGTGCCGGGATTAGGCAAAGGCAAGGCTCTACATTTTTTGTTCGTGAAGTCGGAATCAAAGACTCCCGGTGGATTACCGGCGCGTCCGGTGCTCACAAGCTATTACAAAAGCGAACATTTCAAGAGACGTCCATACGATCCGTACAACGTGTACACGAGCCCTAACGAAGCCATCCTTTGTCCAGACTCGTCACAAAGCATGTACACTCAAATGCTCTGCGGTCTCCTTATGCGTCACGAAGTCCTTCGTCTCGGTGCAGTCTTCGCTTCCGGTCTCCTCCGTGCCATACGTTTCCTCCAAACCAACTGGCGAGAACTCGTCAATGATATCTCGACCGGAACCCTAAGCTCGAGAATCTCTGATCCGGCGATTAGAGAAAGCATGTCCAAGATCTTGACCAAACCGGACCAAGAATTGGCTGATTACATAACTTCGGTTTGTTGTCACGACAATAACTGGGAAGGTATTATCACTAAGATTTGGCCTAACACTAAGTACCTTGACGTCATCGTTACGGGAGCCATGGCTCAGTATATTCCGATGCTTGAGTACTATAGCGGCGGGTTACCGATGGCTTGTACGATGTATGCATCCTCAGAGAGTTACTTTGGTATTAACCTAAAACCGATGTGTAAACCTTCTGAGGTTTCTTACACCATTATGCCAAACATGGCTTACTTCGAGTTTCTCCCTTATGAAGACGCAACTGATGAAGGCACCGAACTCGTGGAGCTAGCTGATGTCGAGGTCGGGAAAGAGTATGAGCTCGTGATCACTACCTATGCCGGGCTTTACCGCTATAGAGTTGGCGATATTCTTCAGGTGACTGGCTTCTACAACTCCGCTCCACAGTTCAAGTTTGTGCGAAGGAAGAATGTTTTGCTTAGCATTGAGTCCGATAAAACTGATGAAGCTGAGCTCCAAAAGGCAGTCGAGAACGCATCGATGTTACTTAAGGATCAAGGAACACGTGTGATAGAGTACACGAGCTACGCAGATACCAAGACTATACCTGGCCATTACGTCATCTACTGGGAGCTACTAGTGAAGGATCGAGACAACCCTCCCAGCGACGAGGTTATGGCTAAGTGCTGTCTTGAAATGGAGGAGTCGTTGAACTCTGTTTATAGACAAAGCCGGGTTGCTGATAAGTCCGTTGGACCACTCGAGATACGTGTGGTGAAGAATGGGACGTTTGAGGAGCTCATGGACTATGCCATCTCCCGAGGCGCATCGATTAACCAGTACAAGGTGCCGAGATGTGTGAGCTTCACGCCAATCATGGAGCTGCTTGACTCAAGGGTTGCATCTAAACATTTCAGCCCAGCGTTGCCACAATGGTCACCTGAACGACGTAGTTGA